A DNA window from Aestuariispira ectoiniformans contains the following coding sequences:
- the cbiE gene encoding precorrin-6y C5,15-methyltransferase (decarboxylating) subunit CbiE has product MNKNNQAWLSIVGIGEDGLEGVPAAGRTLIDKAEVVIGGLRHLEMLPADHRGEKLTWRSPLKDTIADIRALEGRPVCVLATGDPMSYGIGVTLGREFGHDALTVLPAVGAFSLAAARLGWPLYAPNVDCLTLHGRPLETINLHLRDGARLLILSEDGQTPKQLADHLTALGYGDSELIVLEHMDGPKEKHLRGLAKDWSHPAGADLNSIAATLVAGPDAQVYSRLAGLPDDAFRHDGKMTKREVRAATLASLAPQPGELLWDVGGGSGSIAIEWMRAGGEAIAIEKNAERCAAIAHNAALLGTPRLRIVEGELPDALNGLAQPKAIFIGGGLSVDGLLERCWDALPAAGRLAANAVTAEGETELFQAYQKWGGELSRIAVSRLTAVGPHHGWKPFMPVTHFCARKG; this is encoded by the coding sequence ATGAACAAGAATAATCAGGCCTGGCTCAGCATTGTCGGTATCGGTGAAGACGGTCTTGAAGGCGTGCCTGCCGCAGGCCGCACATTGATCGACAAGGCAGAGGTTGTCATCGGCGGCCTCCGTCATCTGGAGATGCTGCCTGCCGACCACAGGGGTGAAAAGCTCACCTGGCGGTCCCCGTTGAAAGACACCATTGCCGATATCCGCGCACTGGAAGGCCGCCCGGTCTGTGTGCTCGCCACCGGCGACCCCATGAGCTATGGCATCGGGGTGACGCTTGGCCGGGAATTCGGCCACGACGCCCTGACCGTCCTGCCTGCAGTCGGGGCCTTCTCGCTTGCCGCCGCGCGGCTGGGCTGGCCGCTTTATGCACCAAATGTCGATTGCTTGACCCTGCATGGACGTCCGCTGGAAACCATCAACCTGCATCTGCGAGACGGCGCGCGGCTACTGATCCTTTCCGAAGACGGCCAGACGCCGAAACAACTGGCGGACCATCTGACCGCCCTCGGCTATGGTGACAGCGAATTGATCGTGCTGGAACATATGGACGGGCCAAAGGAAAAGCACCTGCGTGGCCTGGCGAAAGACTGGTCCCATCCGGCAGGCGCCGACCTGAATTCAATCGCGGCGACTTTAGTCGCAGGACCGGATGCGCAGGTCTATTCCCGACTGGCGGGCCTGCCCGACGACGCCTTTCGGCATGACGGCAAGATGACCAAGCGCGAGGTCCGCGCGGCAACACTGGCCTCATTGGCACCACAACCGGGCGAGTTGCTCTGGGATGTGGGCGGCGGCAGCGGTTCCATCGCCATCGAATGGATGCGCGCGGGCGGCGAAGCTATCGCCATCGAAAAGAACGCGGAACGCTGTGCGGCCATCGCCCATAACGCCGCCCTGCTCGGTACGCCGCGCCTACGCATCGTCGAGGGGGAGCTGCCGGACGCCCTGAACGGGTTGGCTCAGCCAAAAGCAATCTTCATCGGCGGCGGGTTGAGCGTGGACGGGCTTCTGGAACGCTGCTGGGACGCGCTGCCGGCGGCGGGGAGACTGGCGGCCAATGCGGTGACGGCGGAAGGGGAAACCGAACTCTTCCAGGCCTATCAAAAATGGGGTGGTGAGCTCAGCCGAATTGCGGTATCCCGGCTGACAGCCGTGGGTCCTCATCACGGCTGGAAGCCTTTCATGCCTGTCACCCATTTCTGCGCCCGCAAAGGATAG
- the cobI gene encoding precorrin-2 C(20)-methyltransferase, with protein sequence MTQNTGKGTLYGVGVGPGDPELITLKALRVIREAPVLAWPAPLEGESLARSIAAPHLDGSHIEVPIRMPMEVARFPAQQVYDEAAIEIADHLSNGRDVAVLCEGDPFFYGSFMYLFGRLADDFPVEVIPGVSSLMATAAAVGAPLASRNDVLTVLPGPLDEDILERRLDRAEAAAIIKVGRHLGKIRRVLDRMDLTENARYISHATMDKQRVSPLSEITEEKAPYFTMILVHKRGEAWK encoded by the coding sequence ATGACGCAGAATACCGGCAAAGGCACGCTTTATGGCGTGGGCGTCGGCCCCGGCGACCCGGAACTGATCACGCTGAAGGCCCTGCGGGTCATTCGCGAGGCCCCGGTTCTGGCCTGGCCCGCCCCGTTGGAAGGGGAATCGCTGGCCCGCAGTATCGCCGCCCCCCATTTGGACGGCAGCCATATCGAGGTGCCGATCCGCATGCCGATGGAAGTCGCGCGCTTTCCGGCCCAGCAGGTCTATGACGAGGCCGCTATCGAGATCGCCGATCATTTGAGCAATGGCCGCGACGTTGCCGTGCTTTGCGAAGGCGATCCGTTTTTCTACGGTTCCTTCATGTATCTCTTCGGACGTCTGGCCGATGATTTCCCCGTGGAGGTGATCCCCGGCGTTTCCTCCCTGATGGCAACCGCGGCTGCCGTCGGTGCACCGCTGGCCAGCCGTAACGACGTGCTGACGGTGCTGCCCGGCCCATTGGATGAGGATATCCTGGAACGCCGTCTGGACCGGGCGGAGGCGGCGGCCATCATCAAAGTCGGGCGGCATTTGGGTAAAATCCGGCGCGTATTGGATCGCATGGATCTGACGGAAAATGCACGTTACATCAGCCATGCCACCATGGATAAACAACGGGTTTCGCCGCTTAGCGAAATCACGGAAGAAAAGGCTCCTTATTTCACCATGATCCTGGTTCATAAACGCGGCGAGGCCTGGAAATGA
- the cobJ gene encoding precorrin-3B C(17)-methyltransferase — MTTAIIALTASALKTAEAIRAHVPGAQIHGLSKRVEGADIAFDDTMAHLRGLFDDGVTIIGICASAILIRAVAPSLANKREEPPVLAVAEDGSSVVPLLGGHRGANKLARDLATHLGAPAAVTTAGDLSLGFSLDEAPDGWTVANPAVMKPVTAALLAGEPVALVVEAGDESWPPAAPFAAPTEQTAYRVLVTDKAGCEDDHTLVVHPPVLALGVGCERNAPAGGLTAFVREQLAEAGLAEGAIAAIGSIDIKADEAAMHDLQKTLGKPFRVFDAATLDRQASRLANPSDVVFSETGCHGVAEGSALTLAGDAGELTLPKRKDAKHTMAIARAPQIDLTDKGRDRGLLYVVGIGPGVDGWRTAEAVRMLRDADEIVGYQLYLDLCADLIAGKPTHHSDLGKEEARARRAIELAAEGRKVALVCSGDPGIYALATLVFELIDRADDRAWNGVEVVTAPGISAFQAAAARIGAPINHDFCTISLSDLLTQREAILKRLNAAGEGDFVISFYNPQSLRRRTLLPEAKEILLKHRPDSCPVLIARNLGREDETITVTTLADFDPSVVDMLTLVMIGNSETRWINRAGRNIVYTPRGYAKKMED; from the coding sequence ATGACCACCGCCATCATCGCCCTGACTGCCTCCGCACTGAAAACGGCGGAAGCCATCCGCGCCCATGTCCCCGGTGCACAAATCCACGGCCTGTCCAAACGGGTCGAGGGTGCCGACATCGCCTTCGACGATACCATGGCGCATCTGCGCGGCCTGTTCGACGACGGCGTCACGATCATCGGCATCTGTGCCTCCGCGATTCTGATCCGGGCCGTCGCGCCGTCGCTCGCCAACAAGCGTGAAGAACCGCCGGTCCTGGCCGTCGCCGAGGACGGCAGCAGCGTTGTGCCGCTGCTCGGCGGGCATCGCGGTGCAAATAAACTCGCTCGCGACCTGGCAACCCATCTCGGCGCCCCTGCGGCGGTCACGACCGCAGGCGACTTGTCCCTGGGATTTTCCCTGGATGAGGCGCCGGACGGTTGGACTGTTGCCAATCCGGCAGTGATGAAACCGGTGACCGCCGCCCTCTTGGCAGGTGAGCCCGTCGCCCTGGTGGTCGAGGCCGGTGATGAATCCTGGCCCCCGGCAGCGCCCTTCGCTGCCCCGACGGAACAGACCGCCTATCGCGTCCTGGTCACCGACAAAGCCGGTTGTGAAGACGATCACACGCTGGTGGTGCATCCGCCGGTGCTGGCGCTTGGCGTCGGCTGTGAACGCAACGCCCCGGCGGGCGGCCTGACGGCATTCGTCCGTGAACAACTGGCCGAAGCCGGTCTGGCGGAGGGTGCCATCGCCGCCATCGGCAGCATCGACATCAAGGCCGATGAAGCCGCCATGCATGACCTGCAAAAAACACTGGGCAAACCGTTCCGCGTTTTCGACGCAGCAACGCTCGACCGGCAGGCGTCGCGCCTTGCCAATCCGTCCGACGTTGTTTTCTCCGAAACCGGTTGCCACGGCGTTGCGGAAGGCAGCGCCCTGACATTGGCCGGAGACGCAGGCGAGTTGACCCTGCCGAAACGCAAGGACGCCAAACACACGATGGCTATCGCCCGCGCCCCGCAGATCGACCTGACCGACAAGGGTCGGGACCGGGGCCTGCTTTATGTGGTGGGCATCGGCCCGGGTGTCGACGGCTGGCGCACGGCGGAAGCGGTTCGTATGCTGCGCGATGCGGACGAGATTGTCGGCTATCAGCTTTACCTCGACCTCTGTGCCGACCTGATTGCAGGCAAGCCCACGCATCATTCCGACCTTGGCAAGGAAGAGGCCCGCGCACGCCGCGCCATCGAACTGGCCGCCGAAGGCCGCAAGGTGGCCCTGGTCTGTTCCGGCGATCCGGGCATCTACGCCCTGGCGACGCTGGTGTTTGAGCTGATCGACCGGGCCGACGACCGCGCATGGAACGGGGTAGAGGTCGTCACCGCCCCCGGCATTTCCGCCTTCCAGGCCGCTGCCGCCCGGATCGGCGCGCCGATCAACCACGATTTCTGCACCATCAGCCTGTCGGACCTGCTGACTCAGCGGGAGGCGATCCTGAAGCGGCTGAATGCGGCGGGCGAAGGTGATTTCGTTATTTCCTTCTACAATCCGCAGAGCCTGCGCCGCCGAACCCTGCTGCCGGAGGCAAAGGAAATCCTGCTCAAACACCGCCCGGACAGTTGCCCGGTCCTGATCGCGCGAAACCTGGGCCGGGAGGACGAAACAATCACCGTCACCACGCTGGCCGATTTCGACCCCTCCGTGGTCGATATGCTGACGCTGGTGATGATCGGCAATTCCGAAACCCGCTGGATCAATCGCGCCGGACGCAACATCGTCTACACCCCGCGCGGCTACGCCAAGAAGATGGAGGATTAA
- the cobM gene encoding precorrin-4 C(11)-methyltransferase, whose product MTVYFIGAGPGAPDLITVRGLKLIQQCPVCLFAGSLVPEEVVAEAPDDARVIDTAPMHLDEIIDEIVAAHEAGKDVARVHSGDPCLYGATAEQMRRLDKLGIDYEVVPGVSAYAAAAAAINSELTLAGVSQSIVLTRTAVRASSMPEGETLENFGNTGATLAIHLSVNNLAKVVRELTPHYGEDCPVVVAYRVTWPDQKIIRGTLADIRQKVKPEGITRTALILVGRVLENEEFEDSRLYAKDHTHVLRP is encoded by the coding sequence ATGACCGTCTATTTCATCGGCGCCGGCCCCGGCGCACCGGACCTGATCACCGTTCGCGGCCTGAAACTGATCCAGCAATGCCCGGTCTGCCTGTTCGCGGGCTCCCTGGTCCCGGAAGAGGTTGTCGCCGAGGCACCGGACGATGCGCGTGTCATCGACACCGCGCCGATGCATCTGGATGAGATCATCGACGAGATTGTCGCCGCCCATGAGGCAGGCAAGGATGTCGCCCGTGTCCATTCCGGCGACCCCTGCCTTTATGGCGCGACGGCGGAGCAGATGCGCCGTCTGGACAAGCTGGGTATTGATTACGAAGTCGTGCCGGGCGTGTCCGCCTATGCCGCCGCAGCCGCCGCAATCAATTCGGAACTGACACTGGCGGGCGTCAGCCAGTCTATCGTGCTGACCCGCACGGCGGTGCGCGCCTCCTCCATGCCGGAAGGTGAGACGCTGGAAAACTTCGGCAATACAGGCGCCACGCTGGCGATCCATCTGTCCGTCAACAATCTGGCAAAAGTCGTGCGCGAACTGACGCCCCATTATGGGGAGGATTGTCCGGTGGTAGTCGCCTATCGCGTGACCTGGCCGGACCAGAAGATCATTCGCGGTACGCTGGCCGACATCCGCCAGAAGGTGAAACCGGAAGGCATCACGCGGACTGCGTTGATTCTGGTCGGTCGTGTTTTGGAAAACGAGGAATTTGAAGACAGCCGCCTTTACGCCAAGGACCATACCCATGTCCTGCGGCCGTAA
- a CDS encoding multidrug effflux MFS transporter → MGNGQNQHRGLLAVLLTMLAALGPISTDLYLPALPSIEKAFETDVATVQLTLSVYMVAFAVCQLFYGAMSDRFGRKPVLAFGVTVYFVASVACALATSIEGLVAARFCQALGGCCGVVVGRAVVRDVFGRKKSAKILSYMGTAMALAPALGPVIGGYLTVAFGWVASFWVLSGFGGACLLGVLFVLRESNADPDHTALRPRQMAANFAQLIKHRSFFGFLLVSAFSYGGLFAYISGSSFVFIQVIGLSADQYGYCFAAIVIGYMVGTQIGGRTVHRHGERRLVHRGAIVSALSGIAMAGFAYIGVLNVAVILLPMVTYMVGMGLVLPNAAAAGIGPFPRMAGAASSLIGFCQYGFAALVGLAVGHAFNQTQFPMVTMICAMGVGTYLFYRFVVHAAPADAEEAAA, encoded by the coding sequence ATGGGTAACGGGCAAAACCAACACAGGGGACTGTTGGCGGTCCTGCTGACCATGCTGGCAGCGCTTGGTCCCATATCCACAGACCTTTATCTTCCGGCCCTTCCGTCGATTGAAAAGGCGTTTGAGACCGATGTGGCGACGGTCCAGCTTACGCTCAGTGTCTATATGGTGGCCTTTGCCGTCTGCCAGCTTTTCTATGGCGCGATGAGTGACCGTTTTGGCCGCAAGCCGGTCCTGGCCTTTGGCGTTACTGTGTATTTCGTGGCATCCGTTGCCTGTGCGCTGGCGACAAGCATCGAGGGACTGGTGGCGGCCCGTTTCTGTCAGGCGTTGGGCGGGTGCTGTGGTGTTGTCGTTGGCCGGGCTGTCGTCCGCGATGTCTTCGGACGCAAGAAATCCGCCAAGATCCTGTCCTATATGGGAACCGCCATGGCGCTGGCACCGGCTTTGGGGCCGGTGATCGGCGGTTATCTGACCGTTGCCTTCGGTTGGGTTGCCAGCTTCTGGGTGTTGAGCGGGTTCGGCGGGGCCTGTCTGTTGGGCGTCCTGTTCGTTCTTCGGGAATCGAATGCCGACCCCGACCATACGGCCTTACGCCCCCGCCAGATGGCGGCCAATTTCGCACAGTTGATCAAACACCGTAGTTTCTTTGGTTTTCTGCTGGTCAGCGCCTTCAGCTATGGCGGGCTGTTTGCCTATATTTCCGGTTCTTCCTTCGTCTTCATCCAGGTGATCGGTCTGTCGGCAGATCAATATGGCTATTGCTTCGCAGCTATTGTCATTGGCTATATGGTGGGCACCCAGATTGGTGGCCGCACGGTCCATCGGCATGGGGAACGTCGCCTTGTGCATCGGGGCGCGATTGTCTCGGCCCTGTCGGGGATTGCAATGGCTGGATTTGCCTATATCGGGGTGTTGAATGTGGCGGTGATCCTGCTGCCTATGGTCACTTATATGGTCGGTATGGGATTGGTCCTGCCCAATGCGGCGGCGGCCGGAATTGGTCCCTTTCCGCGCATGGCCGGGGCGGCGTCCAGTCTGATCGGCTTCTGCCAATATGGATTTGCCGCGCTTGTCGGCCTCGCCGTGGGGCATGCCTTCAACCAGACACAGTTCCCCATGGTCACCATGATTTGTGCAATGGGTGTGGGGACCTATCTCTTCTATCGTTTCGTTGTGCATGCCGCCCCGGCGGATGCGGAAGAGGCCGCGGCCTAA
- a CDS encoding multidrug effflux MFS transporter yields MDNTAPVRVTETRGLTALLTACVAFGSLSVSIYVPSMPSIADELHSSLASVQATLSLFLLGFASAQLLYGPVSDRFGRRPVLLTGLTIYVLASIACAFAPSVEILQLGRFLQGLGACCGPVVARAVVRDYYPPKEAAKVFSLIGTAVALAPALGPIIGGQLQVYLGWRSVFFFLAGFGVMMIGLSWMKLPETLREQVMDALKPRRLVQIYVSLLGHGFYMGNVLVSSLLFAGLFCYTTLSPFLFIRELGIRPDVFGSLMIFTVGSYAFGSFTSGRLVGRLEARNLVVLGATISLIGAVLLFAFSNELTLVRVIGPMMFFLLGFGLALPPSSATALQPFPRVAGSASALMGFLQMAVGGVASFLIQPLYHGTALPLGVMNIGLAAAALIAFALMAWPRMGPHLEGGHKDG; encoded by the coding sequence ATGGATAATACGGCACCGGTGCGGGTGACGGAAACCCGAGGGCTGACGGCCCTGTTGACGGCCTGCGTTGCCTTTGGCTCGCTGTCGGTTTCCATCTATGTGCCATCCATGCCGTCGATTGCCGATGAGCTGCACAGCTCACTGGCCTCGGTTCAGGCAACGCTCAGTCTATTTCTGTTGGGATTTGCCTCCGCACAGCTTCTCTACGGTCCGGTCAGCGACCGGTTCGGCAGGCGTCCGGTCTTGCTGACGGGATTGACGATCTATGTGCTGGCGAGCATCGCCTGCGCCTTTGCGCCGTCGGTTGAAATCCTGCAATTGGGGCGATTCCTGCAGGGGCTGGGGGCCTGTTGTGGCCCTGTGGTCGCGCGGGCGGTGGTGCGCGATTATTATCCACCAAAAGAAGCGGCAAAGGTCTTTTCCCTGATTGGTACGGCGGTGGCCCTGGCACCCGCGCTGGGGCCGATTATCGGTGGTCAGTTGCAGGTCTATTTGGGCTGGCGGTCGGTCTTCTTCTTCCTGGCCGGCTTTGGCGTGATGATGATCGGGCTGTCCTGGATGAAGTTGCCGGAAACCCTGCGTGAACAGGTGATGGATGCCCTGAAGCCAAGACGGCTGGTCCAGATCTATGTCTCGCTTCTCGGGCATGGTTTCTATATGGGCAATGTGCTGGTCAGCAGCCTGCTTTTTGCCGGGCTGTTCTGTTACACAACCCTGTCTCCCTTCCTGTTCATCAGGGAGCTGGGAATCCGCCCGGATGTGTTCGGCAGCCTGATGATTTTTACCGTTGGTTCCTATGCCTTCGGCAGTTTTACGTCAGGCAGGCTTGTCGGTCGGCTGGAGGCGCGCAATCTGGTGGTTTTGGGTGCAACGATCTCCCTGATCGGGGCGGTTCTGCTTTTTGCCTTTTCCAATGAATTAACTTTGGTGCGCGTGATCGGGCCGATGATGTTTTTCCTGCTGGGCTTCGGGCTTGCCCTGCCGCCGTCATCGGCAACAGCGTTGCAGCCTTTCCCGCGCGTGGCGGGCAGTGCATCTGCGCTTATGGGGTTTTTGCAGATGGCTGTTGGCGGGGTGGCAAGTTTCCTGATACAGCCGCTTTATCACGGCACTGCCTTGCCTTTGGGGGTTATGAATATAGGATTGGCCGCAGCGGCGCTGATTGCCTTTGCGCTGATGGCCTGGCCGCGGATGGGGCCGCATCTGGAAGGGGGACATAAGGATGGGTAA
- a CDS encoding M48 family metallopeptidase: MALLHFLGKNSDKTPPNDTVIQLGGQDIIVEIRRNSRAKRLSLKLDGKTGKVVMVLPPRVPQREGMAFLARQEDWVLRQLEGLPQAVPFEPGHIIPYRGRDVLICHDTARRYGVEIRNEREIWVAGPQEHLERRLRDHCKKLAREEVLARAPDMAAGIGCKAGRITIRDQKTRWGSCSANGDMSFNWRLILAPEAVLHYVVAHEVAHLIERNHSPRFWKLVGEIDPQMKKSREWLRSHGMRLQRIG, encoded by the coding sequence ATGGCTCTGCTGCACTTTTTAGGCAAAAATTCTGACAAGACTCCGCCGAATGACACGGTCATTCAGTTGGGCGGCCAGGATATTATTGTCGAGATCAGGCGCAACAGCCGCGCCAAGCGCCTATCGCTGAAACTCGACGGGAAAACCGGCAAGGTCGTGATGGTCCTGCCGCCGCGCGTACCGCAGCGTGAGGGCATGGCCTTTCTTGCAAGGCAGGAAGACTGGGTCCTTCGGCAGTTGGAGGGGTTGCCTCAGGCGGTGCCGTTTGAACCGGGGCATATTATTCCCTATCGCGGACGGGATGTTCTGATCTGCCACGATACGGCCCGCCGCTATGGCGTTGAGATCAGGAATGAGCGCGAAATCTGGGTGGCGGGTCCGCAAGAGCATCTGGAACGGCGATTGCGCGATCATTGTAAAAAGCTTGCCCGCGAGGAAGTTCTCGCCAGGGCGCCGGACATGGCCGCGGGCATCGGATGCAAGGCAGGGCGTATTACGATCCGGGACCAGAAAACCCGCTGGGGAAGCTGTTCGGCCAACGGGGACATGTCCTTTAACTGGCGGCTCATTCTCGCCCCTGAAGCAGTATTGCATTATGTAGTGGCCCATGAAGTGGCACATCTCATCGAGCGAAACCACAGCCCGCGTTTCTGGAAGCTAGTCGGTGAAATAGACCCCCAAATGAAAAAAAGCCGTGAATGGCTGCGCAGTCATGGCATGCGCCTGCAGAGGATTGGTTGA
- a CDS encoding YcgN family cysteine cluster protein, whose protein sequence is METKQDALPFWKRKTLSQMSKPEWESLCDGCGQCCLHKLEDADTGAIAVTNVACKLLDTESCRCSSYSNRWKFVPDCEQLTPDKAGELHWLPESCAYRLLAEGEDLPDWHPLVTGDPNSVHDAGMSVRGQAVSEADIEDLEDYVTGWLNAGNNPFAR, encoded by the coding sequence ATGGAAACAAAACAGGACGCGTTGCCCTTCTGGAAACGCAAAACCCTCTCCCAGATGTCCAAGCCGGAATGGGAATCCCTTTGTGACGGCTGCGGGCAATGCTGCCTGCATAAACTGGAAGATGCCGACACCGGCGCTATTGCGGTGACCAATGTGGCCTGCAAGCTGCTGGATACCGAAAGCTGCCGCTGCTCATCCTATTCCAACCGTTGGAAATTCGTGCCCGACTGCGAGCAGTTGACGCCGGATAAGGCGGGGGAGCTGCATTGGCTTCCTGAAAGCTGTGCCTATCGCCTGCTGGCGGAAGGAGAGGACCTGCCTGATTGGCATCCGCTGGTTACCGGCGACCCGAACAGCGTTCATGACGCTGGTATGTCGGTTCGCGGTCAGGCCGTTTCCGAGGCGGATATCGAAGACCTGGAGGATTATGTCACCGGCTGGTTGAATGCCGGGAACAATCCTTTTGCCCGATAA
- a CDS encoding cobyrinate a,c-diamide synthase produces the protein MSGAAKTAPGLIIAAPSSNSGKTLVTLAMLRALHRAGTKIASAKVGPDYIDPAFHSAASARSCLNLDPWAMRPQTIGSHVEALSQDADMILAEGVMGLFDGARDGSGSTADLAALTGWPVVLVVDVKGQSATAAAVVKGLASLRADIRIAGVLFNRVGSPAHTEMLNMAMQAHVPEVPVLGCLPRVAGLVMPERHLGLVQAGENADLNAFLNKAADWVSECVDLSGLTGLASASSVAATSDDFSIPPLGQHIAMARDDAYAFSYNGVLNGWRRAGAEISFFSPLADEAPAAAADSVYLPGGYPELHAGKLAANTVFMGGLRAAAEKGAFVFGECGGYMTLGQGLEDADGVRHKMAGLLPLETSFKKRRLHLGYRRAISLCDTVLGASGLQLRGHEFHYATVAEEGDAPRLFQVTDAVGGRQENIGLAVGSVAGSFLHLIDRA, from the coding sequence ATGTCCGGGGCCGCCAAAACCGCGCCGGGCCTGATTATTGCGGCCCCGTCATCGAACAGCGGCAAGACGCTGGTGACATTGGCGATGTTGCGGGCCTTGCATCGGGCGGGAACGAAAATCGCATCCGCCAAGGTCGGCCCGGACTATATCGATCCTGCCTTCCATTCCGCCGCATCCGCGCGGTCCTGCCTGAACCTGGACCCCTGGGCCATGCGCCCGCAAACCATCGGCAGCCATGTCGAGGCACTGTCACAGGATGCCGATATGATCCTGGCGGAAGGGGTGATGGGGCTGTTCGACGGCGCGCGGGACGGCAGCGGTTCTACGGCGGACCTGGCGGCGCTCACCGGCTGGCCTGTTGTGCTGGTGGTCGACGTCAAGGGACAGTCGGCAACGGCGGCGGCGGTGGTGAAGGGATTGGCGTCCTTGCGTGCGGATATCCGGATTGCAGGCGTTTTGTTTAACCGGGTGGGTAGTCCGGCCCATACTGAAATGCTCAATATGGCCATGCAGGCCCATGTACCGGAAGTGCCGGTCCTGGGCTGTCTCCCGCGTGTGGCGGGTCTGGTTATGCCTGAACGGCATCTGGGGCTGGTGCAGGCAGGTGAAAATGCGGACCTTAACGCTTTCCTGAACAAGGCCGCCGACTGGGTGAGCGAATGCGTTGACCTGTCCGGCCTGACCGGTCTTGCAAGCGCCTCTTCGGTTGCAGCCACGTCGGATGATTTCTCCATCCCGCCTTTGGGGCAGCATATCGCAATGGCGCGGGATGATGCCTATGCCTTCAGCTATAACGGTGTCTTGAACGGTTGGCGACGGGCCGGGGCGGAAATTTCCTTCTTTTCCCCGTTGGCCGATGAAGCCCCGGCAGCGGCGGCGGATTCCGTATACCTGCCGGGCGGTTATCCGGAGCTGCACGCCGGGAAACTGGCGGCGAACACTGTCTTTATGGGTGGTCTGCGGGCGGCGGCGGAGAAGGGAGCATTTGTTTTTGGCGAATGCGGGGGGTATATGACCCTCGGCCAAGGGCTGGAGGATGCGGATGGCGTGCGTCATAAGATGGCGGGGCTGCTGCCGCTGGAAACCAGTTTTAAGAAGCGCAGGCTTCACTTGGGCTATCGCCGCGCTATATCGCTCTGCGATACGGTGCTTGGCGCCAGTGGGCTGCAATTGCGCGGCCATGAATTTCATTATGCCACCGTGGCGGAAGAGGGCGATGCCCCGCGCCTGTTTCAGGTAACGGACGCCGTCGGTGGCAGACAGGAAAATATCGGATTGGCGGTGGGGAGCGTTGCGGGCTCCTTCCTGCATCTGATCGATCGGGCCTAG
- the cobA gene encoding uroporphyrinogen-III C-methyltransferase gives MTWQANITPPRNLPEFLPGWVWLVGAGPGDPGLMTLHGVNALAQADVIVYDALVDTQILDMARPEAERIYAGKRGGKPSPTQRSISERLIDLAKEGRRVLRLKGGDPFVFGRGGEEALALVDAGIPFRVVPGVTAGIGGMAYAGIPATHREANSAVTFVTGHSVTGDVPDNLDWQALAKGAPVLIFYMAIKHIGEISRRLRDGGRPADEPVALIASATTPDQKVVTCTLETMEEAAKQVAPPAIVAIGPVVELRKQLDWLSALPTSAE, from the coding sequence ATGACATGGCAAGCGAATATTACTCCACCTAGGAATCTGCCCGAATTTTTGCCGGGCTGGGTCTGGCTTGTTGGTGCGGGCCCTGGTGATCCCGGCCTGATGACCCTGCATGGCGTCAACGCTTTGGCGCAGGCAGATGTGATTGTTTATGACGCCCTGGTCGATACCCAGATTCTGGATATGGCGCGCCCGGAGGCGGAACGGATTTATGCCGGAAAACGCGGTGGCAAGCCGTCACCGACGCAGCGTTCCATTTCCGAACGCCTGATTGATCTGGCGAAGGAAGGGCGTCGGGTTCTGCGGTTGAAGGGTGGCGATCCTTTCGTCTTTGGCCGTGGTGGTGAAGAGGCGCTTGCCCTGGTGGATGCGGGAATTCCCTTCCGCGTGGTGCCGGGGGTGACTGCCGGTATCGGCGGCATGGCCTATGCCGGAATCCCGGCCACCCATCGCGAGGCCAATTCCGCCGTCACTTTCGTGACCGGTCACTCGGTCACCGGCGATGTGCCGGACAATCTGGACTGGCAGGCTTTGGCCAAAGGTGCGCCGGTCCTGATTTTCTACATGGCGATCAAGCATATCGGTGAGATCAGCCGGCGCCTGCGCGACGGTGGGAGACCGGCGGATGAGCCGGTGGCTTTGATCGCAAGCGCGACGACCCCGGACCAGAAAGTCGTCACCTGTACCCTGGAGACCATGGAAGAGGCCGCGAAACAGGTTGCCCCGCCTGCCATTGTCGCCATCGGTCCCGTGGTGGAGCTTCGTAAGCAGTTGGACTGGTTGTCGGCCCTGCCGACGTCTGCCGAGTGA